A genomic region of Persephonella marina EX-H1 contains the following coding sequences:
- a CDS encoding cation diffusion facilitator family transporter, with translation MEKKKKILITVIILNLIIVVSQIGFGIYAHSLALITDAVHNFQDVISLVIAFIAAVFMTKKPTEKMTFGYLRSEAMAGFINSAFLVGAIVLIIISSIERLFFPQEVDSIYVIIVGFIAFVVNALSAYFLGLHKHDQDKHGHEDLNIKAAYLHLLSDAGISVGVVIGGILIYFYKIYWVDPLISILFSLYIFKETYPVLKKTYMILMESVPPDINTKEIQEIILKECKDILELHDLHVWALSSKDIYLTAHVVLKPSVTVEEFDRKVQRISQIMGEKGINHVTIQPETEDFKCPNIY, from the coding sequence ATGGAGAAGAAAAAGAAGATACTCATAACTGTAATAATCTTAAACCTTATTATTGTTGTATCACAGATAGGCTTTGGTATATACGCCCACTCTCTTGCTCTTATCACAGATGCCGTCCATAACTTTCAGGATGTTATATCACTTGTTATAGCCTTTATAGCTGCTGTATTTATGACTAAAAAACCAACTGAAAAGATGACTTTTGGTTATCTCAGATCCGAGGCGATGGCAGGGTTTATAAACTCTGCATTCCTGGTTGGTGCTATCGTTCTCATTATAATAAGCAGTATTGAAAGGCTCTTCTTTCCACAGGAGGTTGACAGTATATATGTAATCATTGTGGGATTTATAGCATTTGTTGTAAACGCTCTATCTGCATATTTTCTTGGATTACACAAACATGACCAGGACAAACATGGACACGAGGACCTTAATATAAAGGCTGCATATCTGCATCTCCTCAGTGATGCTGGTATATCTGTAGGAGTGGTTATCGGTGGTATTCTTATATACTTCTATAAGATTTACTGGGTAGACCCATTAATATCAATACTTTTCAGTCTCTACATATTTAAGGAAACATACCCTGTCTTAAAAAAAACATACATGATACTTATGGAGTCTGTCCCACCGGATATCAATACAAAGGAGATACAGGAGATTATATTAAAAGAGTGTAAGGATATCCTTGAACTACATGATCTCCATGTCTGGGCTTTATCCTCAAAGGATATATACCTTACCGCCCATGTTGTCCTTAAACCGTCTGTAACTGTTGAGGAGTTTGACAGAAAGGTTCAGAGGATATCCCAGATAATGGGGGAAAAGGGGATAAACCATGTAACAATACAGCCTGAGACTGAAGATTTCAAATGTCCTAATATCTACTGA